The following are encoded in a window of Streptomyces sp. 11x1 genomic DNA:
- a CDS encoding exopolysaccharide biosynthesis polyprenyl glycosylphosphotransferase, which translates to MTADSTISSPATHPHEHGAPPVSVMPTREAVPSALRPAGRPRPPGSASPVSLLVADGTAALLGVLTLTGPQLHPLALALLAAFVLLRPHRTCLPLPGVLDELPALCGRTAVAWLALAALAAAHRPEHALSAGTLLVGFAVQAAASCALRGIVHAWCRSALLRNPGAALVIGPAATAQRVAAALLRHPRCGLRPVGVVAEQQDGAGGLPVLTTGEEVARAVVQNGVRAALAVDPSVRSQQGPLLSALAEWGCAVWEVDADSPSYATKEQLAGFSCRLLQRSATPLASAGKRAFDVLVSATLLLLVSPLLLVCAVALRISDGPGVVFRQERIGKDGKPFTLLKFRTHRPLDEHEAATRWSVANEHEMRGFCRMLRRTSLDELLQLWNVLRGDMSLVGPRPERPYFVGQFSESYPGYAARHRMRTGITGLAQVHGLRGDTSIEDRFRFDNVYIDNWSLWQDVCILLRTVGTLTRPTGS; encoded by the coding sequence GTGACCGCGGACAGTACCATCTCCTCCCCCGCCACACACCCCCACGAACACGGAGCCCCGCCCGTCTCGGTCATGCCGACGCGCGAGGCCGTCCCGAGCGCCCTGCGACCCGCCGGCAGGCCGCGGCCCCCGGGGTCGGCGTCGCCGGTATCCCTGCTCGTCGCGGACGGCACGGCCGCCCTGCTGGGTGTCCTGACCCTGACCGGGCCTCAGCTCCATCCGCTCGCCTTGGCCTTGCTGGCCGCGTTTGTGCTGCTGCGCCCACATCGCACGTGCCTGCCGCTACCGGGCGTCCTCGACGAACTGCCCGCTCTCTGTGGCCGGACCGCGGTGGCCTGGCTGGCGCTCGCCGCGCTGGCGGCGGCCCACCGGCCGGAGCACGCATTGTCCGCCGGCACCCTGTTGGTGGGCTTCGCCGTGCAGGCCGCGGCGAGTTGCGCGCTACGCGGCATCGTGCACGCGTGGTGCCGCTCCGCGCTGCTGCGCAACCCCGGCGCCGCGCTCGTCATCGGCCCGGCGGCGACCGCGCAACGCGTGGCCGCCGCCCTGCTGCGCCACCCCCGGTGCGGGCTACGGCCGGTGGGAGTCGTGGCCGAACAGCAGGACGGCGCCGGGGGCCTGCCGGTTCTGACCACCGGTGAAGAGGTCGCGAGGGCGGTCGTCCAGAACGGCGTTCGGGCGGCGCTGGCCGTCGACCCTTCCGTACGGTCCCAGCAGGGACCGCTGCTGAGCGCGCTGGCCGAGTGGGGCTGCGCGGTGTGGGAGGTGGACGCGGACTCTCCGTCGTACGCGACGAAGGAGCAACTGGCCGGGTTCTCCTGTCGGCTTCTGCAGAGGTCCGCGACCCCACTCGCCAGTGCGGGCAAACGGGCATTCGACGTCCTTGTGTCGGCGACGCTGCTGCTGCTGGTCAGTCCCCTGTTGCTGGTGTGCGCGGTGGCACTGCGGATCAGCGACGGGCCGGGCGTGGTGTTCCGGCAGGAGCGCATCGGCAAGGACGGAAAGCCGTTCACGCTGTTGAAGTTCCGCACCCACCGTCCCCTCGACGAGCACGAGGCGGCGACCCGGTGGAGCGTGGCGAACGAACACGAGATGCGCGGTTTCTGCCGCATGCTGCGGCGCACCTCGCTCGATGAGCTCCTCCAGCTGTGGAACGTGCTGCGGGGCGACATGAGTCTGGTAGGGCCTCGGCCGGAGCGCCCCTACTTCGTCGGACAGTTCAGCGAGTCCTACCCCGGCTACGCGGCTCGCCACCGTATGCGGACCGGCATCACCGGCCTCGCCCAGGTCCATGGACTGCGTGGCGACACGTCCATCGAGGACCGCTTCCGGTTCGACAACGTCTACATCGACAACTGGTCGCTGTGGCAGGACGTGTGCATTCTGTTGCGCACCGTGGGCACGCTCACGCGCCCGACAGGAAGCTGA
- a CDS encoding glycosyltransferase family 4 protein, which produces MHTSTTACRPRVLHLTQPVEAGVARVVTDLVRAQLTAGLAVTVACPDGALTTGLRQLGADVRHWHATRSPGPALVREVRHLARVIDDVRPHLVHAHSAKAGLAGRLAVRGRIPTVFQPHAWSFEATGGAASALARAWERWGVRWASQVVCVSEAERMTGMRAGISGRWCVIPNGVDLQRFRPASAGTVRAGLRPLREVDPAAPLVVCVGRLCRQKGQAVLLRAWSSVARRVPGARLVLVGDGPDRDRLRACAPESVLFTGAVADVVPWYQAADLVVLPSRWEGMALAPLEAMACGRPVVTTDVDGARESLPLSLAPHCLVPPENPATLARALADLLLDPPLRASLGRQGLQYVLSSHDVRHTAEAVTDVYRHLIGVRPDPRVAPPQHRESIHS; this is translated from the coding sequence ATGCACACGTCAACAACTGCCTGTCGGCCGCGGGTCCTGCACCTCACCCAGCCCGTGGAGGCCGGAGTCGCCCGCGTCGTGACGGACCTGGTGCGGGCGCAGCTCACGGCCGGCCTGGCCGTCACGGTGGCCTGCCCCGACGGGGCACTCACCACAGGCCTCCGGCAACTGGGGGCGGACGTACGGCACTGGCACGCGACGCGGTCACCGGGTCCGGCGCTCGTGCGGGAGGTACGACATCTCGCACGCGTGATCGATGACGTACGCCCTCACCTGGTGCACGCGCACAGCGCGAAGGCCGGGCTCGCCGGACGGCTCGCCGTCCGGGGGAGGATCCCCACCGTGTTCCAGCCGCACGCCTGGTCGTTCGAGGCCACCGGCGGGGCCGCCTCGGCGCTCGCGCGGGCCTGGGAGCGGTGGGGGGTGCGTTGGGCCTCCCAGGTGGTGTGCGTGAGTGAGGCGGAGCGCATGACCGGCATGCGCGCCGGGATCAGCGGACGGTGGTGCGTCATCCCCAACGGCGTCGACCTACAGCGCTTCCGCCCCGCGTCCGCCGGTACCGTACGGGCCGGCCTGAGGCCGTTGCGCGAGGTCGATCCCGCCGCGCCGCTCGTGGTCTGTGTGGGGCGGCTGTGCCGGCAGAAGGGCCAGGCCGTACTGCTGAGAGCGTGGAGTTCCGTCGCCCGGCGGGTGCCCGGCGCGCGTCTCGTCCTGGTCGGCGACGGGCCGGACCGCGACCGGCTTCGGGCGTGCGCGCCGGAATCCGTGCTTTTCACGGGTGCAGTCGCCGACGTCGTCCCCTGGTACCAGGCCGCGGACCTCGTCGTCCTGCCGTCCCGTTGGGAGGGCATGGCGCTGGCCCCGCTCGAAGCGATGGCCTGCGGCCGGCCGGTGGTGACCACAGACGTCGACGGTGCCCGCGAGAGCCTGCCCCTCTCCCTCGCACCCCACTGCCTGGTCCCGCCCGAGAACCCGGCGACGCTTGCCAGGGCACTTGCCGACCTTCTGCTCGACCCGCCGCTGCGCGCATCGCTCGGCCGCCAGGGGCTCCAGTACGTCCTGTCCTCGCACGACGTGCGGCACACCGCCGAGGCAGTTACGGACGTCTACCGCCATCTGATCGGCGTGCGACCCGATCCCCGCGTCGCACCCCCGCAGCATAGGGAGTCCATCCACTCGTGA
- a CDS encoding DUF3344 domain-containing protein — protein MRYSLALLLRRTTVGALALAGMWAPTGALALAPVAASSQEAGSIPFAQRYHALQHGGIVRAANVSITCRSPLPSHRFPPSTAPSCPAAREGATGVNGDFDMTYVDVDKDPNTYNSSRAEVRVPEGSRVSYARLYWGGNLRVGEQKPPKDNGRVLVAEPGGEYKEVLADTVVGHRVAHGADAFQASADVTRLVRESGPGLYTVAQVNVAMGRSTAGAWGGWTLVVAYENPEQPLRHLAVWDGFDELKSGAGQEIRLRGMRFPAGAGGRAGLVTYDGDQGATGDTLTLTTARASSAPHRTEVTALTDSANPRDDVLNSTISEPGASGPKRVPAYARTLGYDSDVFNLGTGLRRGGDQLTFRVVSQRDRVWAGVLFVAVDALR, from the coding sequence ATGCGCTACTCCCTAGCCCTTCTGCTGCGCCGTACGACGGTGGGCGCCCTCGCGCTCGCCGGGATGTGGGCTCCCACCGGTGCCCTGGCGCTCGCGCCTGTGGCAGCCTCCTCGCAGGAGGCCGGCAGTATCCCCTTCGCCCAGCGGTACCACGCCCTCCAGCACGGCGGGATCGTCCGTGCGGCCAACGTCTCCATCACCTGCCGTTCACCACTGCCGAGCCACCGGTTCCCGCCGTCCACAGCACCTTCCTGCCCAGCCGCCCGGGAGGGCGCGACCGGGGTGAACGGTGACTTCGACATGACGTACGTCGACGTCGACAAGGACCCGAACACCTACAACTCCTCCCGCGCGGAGGTCCGTGTACCCGAGGGCTCACGGGTCAGCTACGCACGGCTGTACTGGGGCGGCAACCTGCGCGTCGGCGAACAGAAGCCGCCCAAGGACAATGGACGGGTGCTGGTCGCCGAACCAGGCGGTGAGTACAAGGAGGTCCTCGCGGACACGGTCGTCGGCCACCGTGTGGCACACGGTGCGGACGCCTTCCAGGCCTCGGCGGACGTCACGAGACTGGTGCGGGAGAGCGGGCCCGGTCTGTACACCGTGGCACAGGTCAACGTGGCGATGGGAAGGTCGACGGCCGGTGCGTGGGGTGGCTGGACACTGGTGGTGGCGTACGAGAACCCGGAGCAGCCGTTGCGACACCTCGCCGTCTGGGACGGCTTCGACGAGCTGAAGTCCGGTGCGGGGCAGGAGATCCGGCTGCGCGGGATGCGTTTCCCGGCAGGGGCGGGCGGCCGAGCGGGCCTGGTGACGTACGACGGCGACCAAGGCGCGACCGGCGACACCCTCACCCTCACGACCGCCCGCGCGTCCTCCGCCCCACACCGCACCGAGGTCACCGCCCTCACCGACTCCGCCAATCCCCGCGACGACGTCCTGAACTCCACGATCAGTGAACCGGGAGCGTCAGGGCCGAAGCGGGTGCCGGCGTACGCCCGCACCCTCGGCTACGACTCCGATGTGTTCAATCTCGGAACTGGCCTACGCCGCGGCGGCGATCAGCTGACCTTCCGAGTCGTGTCACAGCGGGACCGGGTCTGGGCCGGCGTGCTCTTCGTCGCCGTCGACGCCCTGCGGTAA
- a CDS encoding tyrosinase family oxidase copper chaperone, with amino-acid sequence MRISDRVPEKAVTGSVDTAAGCSSLAVDSTEFAGRRHMLRGLSASVAGMALAPFLVASGTAGPERASFRETYRGRRIVVVPDGAGLLGDDTSGGWHVTVDGRPLHLMRRVDGSWMTMVDHYQSYPTPLAAARAAVDELGPTAQLGAANATAGRTDAGGTPHGGQGIEGEHRHGVHA; translated from the coding sequence ATGAGAATCTCCGACAGAGTCCCCGAAAAGGCCGTGACCGGGTCGGTGGACACCGCGGCCGGTTGCTCGTCGCTCGCCGTCGACTCCACGGAGTTCGCCGGGCGGAGGCACATGCTGCGGGGGTTGTCCGCGTCAGTGGCCGGGATGGCACTTGCTCCCTTCTTGGTGGCCTCGGGGACGGCCGGGCCGGAGAGAGCAAGTTTCCGGGAGACGTATCGCGGACGGCGCATCGTCGTCGTCCCGGACGGCGCCGGGCTGTTGGGCGACGACACCTCCGGCGGGTGGCACGTCACCGTGGACGGGCGGCCGCTTCACCTCATGCGCCGTGTCGACGGCAGCTGGATGACCATGGTCGACCACTACCAGTCGTATCCGACGCCACTCGCCGCGGCGCGCGCCGCCGTGGACGAACTCGGCCCCACCGCGCAGTTGGGCGCGGCAAACGCAACCGCCGGCCGCACGGACGCCGGCGGTACGCCGCACGGCGGCCAGGGAATCGAGGGGGAGCACCGACATGGTGTACACGCGTAG
- a CDS encoding tyrosinase family protein: MVYTRRDVGTLTLAERRRFVAALIEVKRRGEYDEFVRMHIEYFLPDGENGPRTAHMAPSFLPWHRRFVLDMERALRRVDESVTVPYWDWTRDRASTAVPWTEDLLGGTGRPSDRQVMTGPFAYRHGRWTINEGITDVEYLMRDLGRPRDPMALPTARDVEDALADPVYDTAPWNSTSAKGFRNKLEGWGQGRGAVSWRNHNRVHRWVGGHMVSGASVNDPVFWMHHAFVDLVWSRWQRRHRNARYLPAKPPGPKDAQHGRIVARHERMPPWDVTPDELEDHSAVYRYV; this comes from the coding sequence ATGGTGTACACGCGTAGGGACGTCGGCACACTCACCCTTGCCGAGCGGCGCCGGTTCGTCGCCGCGCTGATCGAGGTCAAACGCCGCGGTGAGTACGACGAGTTCGTCCGTATGCACATCGAGTACTTCCTTCCCGACGGTGAGAACGGCCCGCGCACGGCTCACATGGCACCCTCCTTCCTGCCCTGGCACCGCAGGTTCGTGCTGGACATGGAGAGGGCGCTGCGTCGCGTGGACGAGTCGGTGACCGTGCCGTACTGGGACTGGACACGCGACCGTGCCTCGACGGCCGTGCCGTGGACCGAGGACCTTCTCGGCGGCACCGGGCGGCCTTCCGACCGGCAGGTCATGACCGGTCCTTTCGCCTATCGCCACGGCCGGTGGACCATCAATGAGGGGATCACCGACGTCGAGTACCTCATGCGGGACCTGGGCCGTCCACGCGACCCGATGGCCCTGCCCACGGCCCGGGACGTGGAGGACGCGCTCGCGGACCCGGTCTACGACACCGCCCCCTGGAACTCCACGTCCGCCAAGGGGTTCCGCAACAAGCTGGAGGGGTGGGGGCAGGGGCGCGGCGCCGTGTCCTGGCGCAACCACAACCGGGTCCACCGGTGGGTCGGCGGCCACATGGTGAGCGGCGCCTCCGTCAACGACCCCGTCTTCTGGATGCACCACGCCTTCGTCGACCTGGTGTGGTCCCGCTGGCAGCGGCGGCACCGGAACGCCCGCTATCTCCCCGCGAAGCCCCCCGGCCCGAAGGACGCCCAGCACGGCCGGATCGTCGCGCGGCACGAGAGGATGCCGCCGTGGGACGTGACTCCGGACGAACTGGAGGATCACAGCGCGGTCTACCGCTACGTGTAG